A region from the Mustela erminea isolate mMusErm1 chromosome 2, mMusErm1.Pri, whole genome shotgun sequence genome encodes:
- the MGAT4D gene encoding alpha-1,3-mannosyl-glycoprotein 4-beta-N-acetylglucosaminyltransferase-like protein MGAT4D isoform X2 — translation MRTKQVNVLIALAAVMLFSFSCFCISRMTQTSNQLINCRNHILEFKEKMLRLKNKTERNRQELIKALSKMKYEMTQRKNMPINLVEKKMKTLGKSETASNTFEILKFFFPHLRKAGRIYPDVIIGKEKTGVSFALGISTVNRGNQSYLKQTLNSVVSRMTPSEEKDSVVIVSVADGNEDYLKSVVDMITKRFERQLRSGSLEIISIPAFFYPNIFHVKQSTEDSGRSESWRIKQVLDFCFLMLYAQPKAMYYLQLEDDIIAKKTYLTKITDFVHNITSKNWFYIEFSILGFIGKLFKSEDLTDFVRFFLMFYKDKPIDLLLGDIFQVKMCNPGETPHVGIESSLPGEEQYSKDIYY, via the exons gtaatcaattaattaattgtaGAAACCATATTTTGGAGTTTAAGGAAAAAATGCTacgtttaaaaaacaaaactgaaagaaatcgCCAAGAGCTGATCAAAGCCTTGAGTAAAATGAAGTATGAAATGACACAGAGAAAAAATATGCCCATAAACTTAG ttgagaagaaaatgaagacctTGGGTAAGAGTGAAACAGCATCTAATACATTTGAAATCCTAAagttcttttttcctcatttaaggAAAGCAGGCAGAATTTATCCTGATGTAATCATTGGCAAAGAGAAAACAGGTG TCTCTTTTGCACTGGGTATTTCCACTGTTAACAGAGGAAATCAGAGTTACCTGAAGCAAACACTGAATTCCGTTGTCTCCAGGATGACTCCTTCGGAAGAGAAGGACTCCGTGGTGATCGTCTCTGTTGCAGAT ggaaatgaagattacttaaaatctgttGTTGACATGATTACAAAAAG ATTCGAAAGACAACTAAGGTCTGGATCATTAGAAATCATTTCAATACCTGCCTTTTTTTATCCAAACATATTCCACGTCAAGCAGTCAACTGAGGACTCCGGAAGATCAGAGAG TTGGCGTATCAAACAAgtactggatttttgttttttgatgctaTATGCCCAACCCAAGGCCATGTATTATTTACAG ctagaAGATGATATCATAGCTAAAAAGACATACCTTACAAAAATCACAGATTTTGTGCATAATATCACTTCCAAAAATTGGTTTTATATTGAGTTTTCAATTCTTGGATTCATAG GAAAGCTTTTTAAATCTGAGGACTTAACTGACTTTGTacgtttttttttaatgttctacaAAGATAAACCCATAGACTTGCTCTTGGGGGACATTTTTCAGGTAAAGATGTGTAACCCAGGAGAAACTCCT CATGTGGGTATAGAGTCATCACTCCCTGGTGAAGAACAATATTCCAAA
- the MGAT4D gene encoding alpha-1,3-mannosyl-glycoprotein 4-beta-N-acetylglucosaminyltransferase-like protein MGAT4D isoform X1, with protein MRTKQVNVLIALAAVMLFSFSCFCISRMTQTSNQLINCRNHILEFKEKMLRLKNKTERNRQELIKALSKMKYEMTQRKNMPINLVEKKMKTLGKSETASNTFEILKFFFPHLRKAGRIYPDVIIGKEKTGVSFALGISTVNRGNQSYLKQTLNSVVSRMTPSEEKDSVVIVSVADGNEDYLKSVVDMITKRFERQLRSGSLEIISIPAFFYPNIFHVKQSTEDSGRSESWRIKQVLDFCFLMLYAQPKAMYYLQLEDDIIAKKTYLTKITDFVHNITSKNWFYIEFSILGFIGKLFKSEDLTDFVRFFLMFYKDKPIDLLLGDIFQVKMCNPGETPEKCAERNKQIRIQYKPSLFQHVGIESSLPGEEQYSKDIYY; from the exons gtaatcaattaattaattgtaGAAACCATATTTTGGAGTTTAAGGAAAAAATGCTacgtttaaaaaacaaaactgaaagaaatcgCCAAGAGCTGATCAAAGCCTTGAGTAAAATGAAGTATGAAATGACACAGAGAAAAAATATGCCCATAAACTTAG ttgagaagaaaatgaagacctTGGGTAAGAGTGAAACAGCATCTAATACATTTGAAATCCTAAagttcttttttcctcatttaaggAAAGCAGGCAGAATTTATCCTGATGTAATCATTGGCAAAGAGAAAACAGGTG TCTCTTTTGCACTGGGTATTTCCACTGTTAACAGAGGAAATCAGAGTTACCTGAAGCAAACACTGAATTCCGTTGTCTCCAGGATGACTCCTTCGGAAGAGAAGGACTCCGTGGTGATCGTCTCTGTTGCAGAT ggaaatgaagattacttaaaatctgttGTTGACATGATTACAAAAAG ATTCGAAAGACAACTAAGGTCTGGATCATTAGAAATCATTTCAATACCTGCCTTTTTTTATCCAAACATATTCCACGTCAAGCAGTCAACTGAGGACTCCGGAAGATCAGAGAG TTGGCGTATCAAACAAgtactggatttttgttttttgatgctaTATGCCCAACCCAAGGCCATGTATTATTTACAG ctagaAGATGATATCATAGCTAAAAAGACATACCTTACAAAAATCACAGATTTTGTGCATAATATCACTTCCAAAAATTGGTTTTATATTGAGTTTTCAATTCTTGGATTCATAG GAAAGCTTTTTAAATCTGAGGACTTAACTGACTTTGTacgtttttttttaatgttctacaAAGATAAACCCATAGACTTGCTCTTGGGGGACATTTTTCAGGTAAAGATGTGTAACCCAGGAGAAACTCCT GAAAAATGTGCAGAACGAAATAAACAAATTCGTATTCAATATAAGCCTTCTCTTTTCCAGCATGTGGGTATAGAGTCATCACTCCCTGGTGAAGAACAATATTCCAAA